The window CGCCTCGATCCTCTTGTGCTCAGAcaggccgctcctcctcctgcggctGCGTGCCCCCACCGCACTCACCGGGGAAAGCGAGAAAAGGGCGACGAAAATATCCTCCTGCCCTCCATCCAGCGCGGCAGGCGGGGGAGcggacgccatcgccgccgccgcccgcgggatAGATTAGGCGCGGGTAATGAGTGGGGGGCGACCGCGACGGGCcgaggagcgcgccgccgccggtggtgaCCCCAGCCGCTGCTGATTGTACTACTGCCCGTCCTGccgtcgcggccgcggcgcgtgtgcggtggtggactggtggtagCTCGCGAGGGGGGACGGTGCTGCCGGCCGCGgggatggaggaggaggcgcccgCAGATCCAGCGACGGCGTCGTCCCGCGCCTGCGTCTCCGGCTCCGGCCGCTGCTGAATCGGACGCTCCAGTTTGGTGTCGCTTGGTCGAGGCGGGCGTGATTGGTGCGGTTTGGGtatggtgggcggcggcgagggggatcgcgttggcggcagcggcggcgccggggtggCGGTGGGGGGAGGGCAGCAGTTCGTGGACCGGAGCAAGGTCAGGATTCTGCTCTGCGACGGCGACGCCACCAGCTCGCGGGAGGTGCTGCGGCTCCTCTGCAACTGCTCGTACCAAGGTTagtcaaactttttcacccccGTTCCCTACTTAGTATGTCTACTAATCCTTGGGATTTCCCGGATTAGGATTGTGTTTTGCTTCTCGCTGTGGGCTTAATCATTAGTTGTACTACGCTACTGATATGTTCACTTCTAATGATTGAATCTGTTATTCTGTTATGCGTCATGTGTGCTTACAgttgtgctggtgctggtgaaCTTTTTTTGTTTCAGTAACTTGCGCAAAGTCTCCGCGGCAGGTGATCAATATTCTCAACTACGAGGGCAGCGAGATCGACATCATCCTGGCTGAGGTCGATCTCCCGGTCACAAAGTGCTTCAAGATGCTCAAGTACATTGCTAGGAACAAGGACCTGCGCCACATCCCCATCATCAGTAAGCTGCCGTACTGTTCTCTGTGTCTTCTACCGATTCCAGTGACGTGCTTGTAGTGATCATCATCCTGTTGATGGAATTATGCAGTGATGTCCAACAGAGATGAGGTCTCGGTTGTTGTCAAGTGCTTGCGGCTTGGGGCAGCCGAGTACCTGGTGAAGCCATTGCGCACCAATGAGCTGCTGAACCTTTGGACCCATGTGTGGCGGCGGAGACGGATGGTAAAGGGCACTATGCTGATTCACCTTAGCGTCTGTGTTAAAAGCATGCTCTAAGCTGAGATGCTTGTGTACGTTGCTGTACCTGTATGAATTGTTCTTTAAATTGAGTGCTGGTATTGGCAGCTTGGTTTGCCCGAGAAAAACTTCTTCAATGACAACTTCGAGTTGGTGCTCTCAGAACCTAGTGATGCCAATACAAATAGCACCACCCTCCTCTCAGATGAGACAGATGATAGGCCAAAAGAAAACATGAATCAAGAGACTGGCACCTCAAATCAACGTGAATACGAGGTAACTTTAGGGAGTTCGTTGCAGTTCAGATATTCATTTTGCTGTTTTAGTATATTTccattttggtgctttgatgttGCCACAAACTCACAAAGATGTACCTGTTTTTCCTTGTATGCTGTAATCTGTATGATGATGACATGCTAATTTGTATGCATCGATACTAGTTTAAGCTCTGTTCCATTTCTTGCCATGTTCCAGTCTAATCCTTCTGCTGCTGAGACCGAACTAAGAGGCAAAACGGAGGGTGTGCCAGGTTCTGTTGTAGATGCAGATCAAGCATGTAAGATATTTCATTCTGACCTGTCTATTTCCTGTGATAATTGATCTACCTTTTCATTTGTTAATCAGTTCAACTTCTCAACCTGTTTTCTGTTTGATTCTTTTAATTGCCAGCGTCACCAGGAAGAATGTTTTCACGCCCTATAAAAACTAATCTGAGGGTTGGCGAATCGTCTGCATTTCTAGCATATGTTAAGTCAAGCACCCCAGTCACCAGCTCATTTGATAGTGAATTACAAAGAGGTGGCAGTCGGTTAGAATCTTTTGATAACCAGGGTAATTGCTCTAGCGCAACTGACAGAAGTGACACCGGTACTGATGTAAATATCCGGGATAAAGAAGCTTATGAGATGCCTGTACAGTACCCTATGGTATGCTTTTCATCATCTAACCTACATATGGAGCGAAGCAATGATGGCCAAAATGGTACTTCAGGAACTCCACCTATGTACCATTACCCATTTTATTATCCAGGGATGGTGGAGCACAGCATAGCACTTTCTTCGGTGCAAAATTTTCCAGCGAACGTAAACAATGCTCAAGGACATACACAACCAACGATGATCCCCCAGTACAATGCTTATCCCCAATGCTATGGTGTACCTATGATGCCATCGTTTCAGTTTAATCCCGGTGGTATGATTATGCACTCAAATCATTTACCGACACAAAATATGTGGTCATCAGGGTCAAGCACACCAGTGCCTGAGGAAACATGCAGTCGCTCTGAAAGGAGGGCCGCAGCACTTGCTAAATTTAGGCAGAAAAGGAAAG is drawn from Panicum virgatum strain AP13 chromosome 1N, P.virgatum_v5, whole genome shotgun sequence and contains these coding sequences:
- the LOC120656470 gene encoding two-component response regulator-like PRR1, whose product is MVGGGEGDRVGGSGGAGVAVGGGQQFVDRSKVRILLCDGDATSSREVLRLLCNCSYQVTCAKSPRQVINILNYEGSEIDIILAEVDLPVTKCFKMLKYIARNKDLRHIPIIMMSNRDEVSVVVKCLRLGAAEYLVKPLRTNELLNLWTHVWRRRRMLGLPEKNFFNDNFELVLSEPSDANTNSTTLLSDETDDRPKENMNQETGTSNQREYESNPSAAETELRGKTEGVPGSVVDADQASSPGRMFSRPIKTNLRVGESSAFLAYVKSSTPVTSSFDSELQRGGSRLESFDNQGNCSSATDRSDTGTDVNIRDKEAYEMPVQYPMVCFSSSNLHMERSNDGQNGTSGTPPMYHYPFYYPGMVEHSIALSSVQNFPANVNNAQGHTQPTMIPQYNAYPQCYGVPMMPSFQFNPGGMIMHSNHLPTQNMWSSGSSTPVPEETCSRSERRAAALAKFRQKRKERCFDKKVRYVNRKKLAETRPRVRGQFVRQAGNTDIISTGDDISEDEDDDPSSREVEMVSSPE